The proteins below are encoded in one region of Penicillium psychrofluorescens genome assembly, chromosome: 4:
- a CDS encoding uncharacterized protein (ID:PFLUO_006899-T1.cds;~source:funannotate) — MEAHLRLSTATAGFPVISFGTGSLVRLPGPSITQANVYSFNTTSYDHMYEELRGKDERLYRSNGILTMLDRNRNLKWGPERFQDWVPGLPRTEHVEKGDKGAIGTEGGVVDVIITCEERCWDAVVDDLMNKGSPLNRPVHVFNVDIRDNHEEALLGGKAILDLADRLNEAAATERSVNGTAGWENGSGAARQGFDEKVPEILAEWQEKYPHLPALWTLAWL, encoded by the coding sequence ATGGAAGCCCACCTACGCCTCtcaacagcaacagccgGCTTCCCCGTGATATCCTTCGGAACCGGCTCCCTGGTCCGGCTGCCCGGCCCATCAATCACCCAAGCAAACGTGTACAGCTTCAACACCACCTCCTACGACCACATGTACGAAGAACTGCGCGGCAAAGACGAGCGGCTGTACCGCAGCAACGGCATCCTGACCATGCTCGACCGCAACCGCAACCTGAAATGGGGGCCCGAGCGCTTCCAGGACTGGGTGCCGGGTCTGCCGCGGACGGAGCATGTCGAGAAGGGGGATAAGGGTGCCATCGGCACGGAGGGCGGCGTCGTTGATGTGATTATTACTTGCGAGGAGCGATGCTGGGATGCGGTGGTGGATGATCTCATGAACAAGGGGTCGCCGCTGAACCGGCCGGTGCATGTCTTTAATGTTGATATCAGGGACAATCATGAAGAGGCCCTGCTGGGAGGGAAGGCGATTCTGGATCTGGCGGATCGGTTGAATGAGGCAGCTGCTACGGAGAGGAGTGTGAATGGGACGGCTGGGTGGGAGAACGGGTCTGGTGCCGCGAGGCAGGGCTTTGATGAGAAGGTTCCTGAGATTCTGGCGGAGTGGCAGGAGAAATATCCGCATCTGCCTGCTCTGTGGACGCTGGCTTGGTTGTGA
- a CDS encoding uncharacterized protein (ID:PFLUO_006900-T1.cds;~source:funannotate): MTTASSDGTSFVPALIVVDMQEDFCPPHDPAELIQSLLPPPKKNGSLAVQEGRAIAPLINSLLAQPGFVARVATQDFHPPDHISFAPNHPAPNNKPFESFITMHNPAPGKEAETKQQQLWPVHCVVGTPGAEMIPEIDIDKVDRFVHKGQHAQVEMYSAFADNFGNLDPAITAKSVNEDLAAALRTRGVTDVFVVGLAGDYCVKYTAIDAVKAGFRSWIVEEATRCVVPAGWDKTKEELAAAGVQVITADAPQIQRLYQLSLIFADFCLWQIMSGTIGASTPAATLASLDEKTADAATTGQVLLHERHTIPYWQVNVPPSEWTAECPSYLRDLPAKSIRCLSTLDKDYTRQDWDLVREIIRTNRIDRFQRVPSELRRYLAYMAQLKTEYSSVMRFVVQERLHWGDGSNLAPKGQPFELNEDICILYNDWPYGVETDIIHLVVWTKFELEDDPATDDLTPSARAAIEAYVQRTFCSRVPPAQVIWFKNWRSLKSVHAVEHFHVMLYRPDMDFVKEITHGDVPLIARLR; encoded by the exons ATGACTACAGCTTCCTCCGACGGCACAAGCTTTGTGCCGGCGCTGATTGTCGTAGACATGCAGGAAGACTTCTGCCCGCCC CATGATCCGGCCGAGCTGATCCAAAGCCTCTTGCCTCCCCCGAAAAAGAACGGGTCTCTTGCCGTACAAGAAGGCCGGGCCATCGCACCCCTGATCAACTCACTCCTCGCACAACCAGGGTTCGTGGCACGCGTCGCAACACAGGACTTCCACCCGCCCGACCACATCTCCTTCGCGCCCAACCACCCCGCGCCCAACAACAAGCCCTTCGAGTCGTTTATCACAATGCACAACCCGGCGCccggcaaagaagccgagacaaaacagcagcagctctgGCCCGTGCATTGCGTCGTCGGCACTCCCGGCGCGGAGATGATCCCCGAGATTGACATCGACAAGGTCGATCGCTTCGTGCACAAGGGCCAGCACGCGCAGGTCGAGATGTACTCGGCCTTTGCGGATAATTTTGGGAATTTGGATCCGGCCATCACGGCCAAGTCGGTCAATGAGGATCTGGCCGCTGCGCTCAGGACTCGGGGCGTGACCGATGTGTTTGTTGTTGGGCTGGCGGGGGATTACTGTGTTAAATACACGGCCATCGACGCGGTCAAGGCTGGCTTTCGCAGTTGGATCGTCGAGGAGGCGACCCGGTGCGTGGTGCCGGCCGGATGGGACAAGACtaaggaggagctggcggcggcgggtgtCCAGGTCATTACCGCCGATGCGCCGCAGATCCAGAGACT TTATCAACTCAGCCTCATCTTCGCCGACTTCTGTCTCTGGCAGATCATGTCAGGCACGATCGGGGCGTCGACCCCGGCAGCGACCTTAGCCAgcctggacgagaagacggccgacgccgccaccacggGTCAGGTTCTACTACACGAGCGCCACACGATTCCATACTGGCAAGTCAACGTGCCCCCTTCGGAATGGACCGCCGAGTGTCCTAGCTATCTACGCGACCTACCAGCCAAGAGCATCCGATGTCTGTCGACGCTTGACAAAGACTACACGCGGCAGGATTGGGACCTGGTGCGGGAGATCATCC GAACCAACCGCATCGATCGATTCCAGCGCGTCCCGAGCGAGCTGCGCCGGTACCTGGCGTACATGGCGCAGCTGAAAACCGAGTACTCGTCCGTGATGCGGTTCGTGGTGCAGGAGCGGCTGCACTGGGGCGACGGCAGCAACCTGGCGCCGAAAGGTCAACCCTTTGAGTTGAACG AGGACATTTGCATTCTGTACAACGACTGGCCGTACGGCGTCGAAACGGACATCATCCACCTGGTGGTCTGGACCAAGTtcgagctggaagacgacCCGGCCACGGATGATTTGACGCCCAGCGCGCGCGCCGCGATCGAGGCGTATGTCCAGCGTACGTTCTGCTCCCGCGTGCCGCCGGCGCAGGTCATCTGGTTCAAGAACTGGCGGTCGCTGAAGTCGGTACATGCTGTCGAGCACTTCCATGTTATGCTCTATCGGCCGGATATGGATTTTGTGAAGGAAATTACCCATGGCGATGTCCCGCTCATTGCACGGTTGCGATAG
- a CDS encoding uncharacterized protein (ID:PFLUO_006901-T1.cds;~source:funannotate) yields MNSRSSREDSPASGEDEIVEPEQGNVLSHIISQLRPGADLSRVVLPTFILEPRSMLERITNFMAHPETLLPMSTIDDPVERFVSVVKFYLSGWHIKPPGVKKPLNPILGETFTCYWDYQDGTRGYYIAEQTSHHPPKSSYFFMAPEHNIRIDGTLKPRSKFLGNSAASLMEGIAILRLLNRGQDKEMGEKYILTQPNMYARGILFGKMKYELGDHSYVRCPEHNLVADIEFKTKGYFSGTYNALGGTIKNEKTGEVLYELSGMWNGEMHLKNCLTHQKEVLFDGAHARHTKPQVRPVEEQAERESQQLWKPTVKAIVARNHELATDEKTKIEDQQRDEAAKRADEGVDWQPRLFRAVQGGPGGRDEGDEDLDWIINADVASHDPQLAAKQILSIAPIVPGQKAESQSQIPPHQPQHSDTSNQAPSQNPAASTAAADSSAASSSGPGPENANMVRVDTETAQKFVDAKEQ; encoded by the exons ATGAACA GCAGATCCTCCAGGGAGGACTCTcccgccagcggcgaggacgagatcGTCGAGCCCGAACAGGGAAATG TCCTCTCCCACATCATCTCGCAGCTGCGACCGGGCGCCGACCTGAGCCGTGTGGTTCTGCCCACCTTCATCCTCGAGCCCCGGTCCATGCTCGAGCGGATCACCAA CTTCATGGCACACCCCGAAACCCTCCTCCCCATGTCCACGATCGATGACCCCGTCGAGCGCTTCGTCTCGGTCGTCAAGTTTTACCTGAGTGGATGGCACATCAAGCCTCC AGGAGTGAAGAAACCACTCAACCCCATTCTCGGGGAGACGTTTACCTGCTACTGGGACTACCAGGATGGCACGCGCGGATACTACATCGCCGAGCAGACCTCGCACCACCCGCCCAAGTCGAGctacttcttcatggccccCGAGCACAACATCCGCATCGACGGCACGCTGAAGCCCCGCAGTAAGTTCCTGGGCAACTCGGCCGCCAGTCTGATGGAGGGAATCGCCATTTTGCGGCTGCTGAACCGCGGGCAGGATAAAGAGATGGGTGAGAAATA TATCCTGACTCAACCCAATATGTACGCCCGCGGAATCCTGTTCGGAAAGATGAAGTATGAGCTCGGTGATCATAGCTACGTGCGGTGTCCAGAGCATAACTTGGTCGCCGATATCGAGTTCAAGACCAAGGGCTACTTCTCCGGTACCTACAATGCCCTCGGAGGCACGATCAAGAACGAGAAGACCGGAGAGGTTCTATACGAGCTATCGGGAATGTGGAATGGGGAGATGCATCTGAAGAACTGCCTG ACACACCAGAAAGAGGTTCTATTCGATGGAGCACATGCCAGGCATACCAAGCCTCAGGTTCGCCCAGTTGAAGAGCAGGCCGAGAGGGAATCACAACAGCTATGGAAGCCCACCGTCAAGGCGATCGTTGCGCGGAACCACGAACTCGCAACGGATGAAAAGACCAAGATCGAAGACCAGCAACGAGACGAGGCAGCGAAACGCGCCGACGAGGGTGTCGACTGGCAACCTCGACTGTTCCGTGCTGTGCAAGGCGGACCCggcggccgagatgaaggagatgaagacCTCGACTGGATTATCAATGCGGACGT TGCCTCGCATGACCCCCAGCTTGCCGCAAAGCAGATCCTATCCATCGCCCCCATCGTCCCTGGTCAGAAAGCAGAATCTCAGTCCCAAATCCCGCCACATCAACCCCAGCATTCGGACACTTCGAACCAGGCGCCCTCCCAGAACCCCGCCGCTAGTACCGCAGCGGCAGACTCTTCCGCAGCGTCCTCTTCTGGACCTGGACCAGAAAATGCCAATATGGTACGGGTAGATACAGAAACCGCGCAGAAATTCGTGGACGCGAAGGAGCAATGA
- a CDS encoding uncharacterized protein (ID:PFLUO_006902-T1.cds;~source:funannotate), which yields MARSSVVQEYGAPSTPTLSVDQKVALDRDSYQVPRPQGYRVSWHANPAVELHHFGQSHPMKPWRLTLTKQLVMAYGMHHAMDLYMARAATSEEMAEFHDADYIEFLRQVIPGDVDRPEQSDNVVRFNFGDDCPVFDGLYNYCSLYAGGTVDAARKLCNNQSEIAINWSGGLHHAKKSEASGFCYVNDIVLGTLQLLRHHPRVMYIDIDVHHGDGVEQAFWSTDRVLTVSFHKYDKDNFFPGTGALEDTGPSHPLNPGAHHAINVPLNDGIDDESYIQLYHDVIGACVDTYRPGAIVLQCGADSLGCDRLGCFNLNVRAHGACVAFTKTFGLPLLVVGGGGYTPRNVSRAWAHETSILIDADQNLDPTIPETVAFRNHFGPDYSLFPPLSELRKLENKNPRPYLQNLVEAVHEQLRYIQGAPSVQMGFIPPDILGLREDTEKEIEEQTAAMEEEREEREGGGSAAMAAEVAAADLQGMDMGSAGAIPRMNRRRELERGAGYRGELYS from the coding sequence ATGGCTCGCTCCTCGGTGGTCCAAGAGTACGGAGCGCCCTCGACCCCGACGCTGAGCGTCGATCAAAAGGTCGCGCTCGACCGCGACAGCTACCAGGTGCCCCGGCCACAAGGCTATCGCGTATCATGGCACGCCAACCCAGCCGTGGAGCTGCACCACTTCGGCCAGTCGCACCCGATGAAGCCCTGGCGGCTGACCCTCACGAAGCAGCTGGTGATGGCATACGGGATGCACCATGCGATGGACCTGTACATGGCGCGCGCGGCCACATCCGAagagatggccgagttcCACGACGCAGACTACATCGAGTTCTTGCGGCAGGTGATCCCCGGCGACGTAGACCGGCCCGAGCAGAGCGATAACGTGGTGCGCTTTAATTTTGGCGACGACTGCCCCGTCTTCGACGGGCTGTACAACTACTGCTCGCTATACGCCGGCGGGACCGTGGACGCCGCGCGCAAGCTGTGCAATAACCAGTCCGAGATTGCAATCAACTGGTCCGGCGGCCTGCACCACGCCAAGAAAAGCGAGGCCAGCGGGTTCTGCTACGTAAACGACATCGTCCTGGGCAccctgcagctgctgcgccacCACCCGCGCGTGATGTacatcgacatcgacgtGCACcacggcgacggcgtcgaGCAGGCCTTCTGGTCAACGGACCGTGTGCTCACGGTTTCGTTTCACAAATACGACAAGGacaacttcttccccggcACGGGCGCCCTCGAAGACACGGGCCCCTCGCACCCGCTGAACCCAGGCGCCCACCACGCTATCAACGTCCCCCTCAACGACGGCATCGACGACGAGTCCTACATCCAGCTCTACCACGACGTCATCGGCGCCTGCGTCGACACCTACCGCCCCGGCGCCATCGTCCTCCAATGCGGCGCCGACAGTCTCGGCTGCGACCGGCTAGGCTGTTTCAACCTCAACGTGCGCGCCCACGGCGCCTGCGTCGCCTTCACCAAGACCTTCGGCCTGCCTCTCCTCGTGGTAGGAGGAGGCGGCTACACGCCGCGCAACGTCTCCCGCGCCTGGGCGCACGAAacctccatcctcatcgacgCAGACCAGAACCTCGACCCCACGATCCCGGAAACCGTCGCATTCCGCAACCACTTTGGCCCCGACTACTCGCTCTTCCCACCGCTGTCGGAGCTGCGCAAGCTCGAGAACAAGAATCCTCGGCCCTACCTCCAGAACCTGGTCGAGGCCGTCCATGAGCAGCTCCGCTATATCCAGGGTGCGCCCAGCGTGCAGATGGGATTTATCCCGCCGGATATCTTGGGCCTGCGCGAGGAtaccgagaaggagatcgaggagcagacgGCTGCTATGGAAgaggagcgcgaggaacGAGAGGGCGGGGGCtcggctgccatggcagccgaGGTGGCTGCGGCTGATTTGCAGGGTATGGATATGGGCTCGGCTGGTGCTATTCCCCGTATGAATCGTCGgcgggagctggagcgcggAGCTGGCTACAGGGGCGAGCTGTATTCATAA
- a CDS encoding uncharacterized protein (ID:PFLUO_006903-T1.cds;~source:funannotate), whose amino-acid sequence MPLATAATKLRRSLEDPNAFIVAPGVYDGLSARMALAAGFDALYMTGAGTAASVHGQADLGICTLNDMRANAEMIANLSPATPLISDADTGYGGPIMVARTTEQYARSGVAGFHIEDQVQTKRCGHLSGKQLVDTNTYTTRIRAAVQARKRLDSDIVIIARTDSLQKHGYEESLARLRAARDAGADVGFLEGIDSREMARQAVKDLAPWPLLLNMVEHGSTPSISADEARQIGFRIIIYPFATIGPALVAMREGLEKLRRDGLPGLDKELTPQMLFRVCGLDQSLQLDNEAGGAAFEGGVDLRNT is encoded by the exons ATGCCTctcgcaacagcagcaaccaaACTCCGGCGCTCCTTGGAGGACCCGAATGCATTCATTGTCGCTCCGGGAGTATATGATGGCCTGTCGGCGCGGATGGCGCTGGCCGCGGGGTTTGATGCCTTGTACATG ACCGGCGCAGGAACAGCAGCCTCCGTACACGGCCAGGCCGACTTGGGCATCTGCACGCTGAACGACATGCGCGCCAATGCCGAGATGATCGCGAACCTATCCCCCGCGACTCCACTCATCTCCGACGCAGATACCGGGTACGGCGGGCCCATCATGGTCGCGCGGACGACAGAACAATATGCTCGCTCTGGCGTGGCAGGCTTCCACATCGAAGACCAGGTCCAGACGAAGCGGTGCGGCCATCTATCCGGCAAACAACTCGTCGATACAAACACCTACACGACCCGGATCCGGGCCGCGGTACAAGCCCGCAAGCGACTGGACAGCGATATTGTGATCATTGCGCGTACGGACTCGCTGCAGAAGCACGGCTACGAAGAGAGTCTGGCTCGGCTGCGCGCCGCGCGAGATGCAGGCGCAGATGTCGGCTTCCTGGAGGGGATTGACTCGCGCGAAATGGCGCGCCAGGCTGTCAAGGATCTGGCGCCGTGGCCTTTGTTGCTTAATATGGTGGAGCATGGGTCTACGCCTTCTATTTCGGCGGATGAGGCTCGCCAGATTGGGTTCAGGATTATAATCTACCCGTTTGCTACTATTGGGCCTGCGCTGGTGGCTATGCGTGAGGGTTTGGAGAAGCTCAGGCGTGATGGTCTCCCGGGGCTGGATAAGGAGCTGACGCCGCAGATGCTATTCCGCGTGTGTGGCTTGGATCAGAGCTTGCAGTTGGATAACGAGGCCGGTGGTGCTGCGTtcgagggcggcgttgaCTTGCGGAACACTTGA
- a CDS encoding uncharacterized protein (ID:PFLUO_006904-T1.cds;~source:funannotate), with protein sequence MAYTHQDSPSDATDPTTLPPLPLPPGVSSRYVDCTTSHSLVFHILESLPDLKSSGAKPKLVLLCHGFPDLAYSWRKMLPLLSSQGYHAVAFDQRGFGRTFSRKPLTESSFSPLALIRDTVALVQALGYTSVSCVVGHDFGAVPASLCALARPDMFHCLVLMSHPSKGPPQLPFNTSPSYGEPSAAPPPPPPPMDEALAALPRPRKPYKWYYCEPSSNAEMTYPAGVHLHTFLRGYFHLKSADWDGNHPHRLEGWTSTELEKMPRYYVMDLADTMRQAVARDMEAEDPQTVASRSSRWLPDAELAVYVQEYGRTTFQGGLNWYKVLTQPEMAAEMEVWSGMKIPIPTVLICGKGDWGTYQVPGALEAMEQGKSVGPGLYKGTILLDGAGHWVNQEQPERCVEEISRLIKEVSRG encoded by the coding sequence ATGGCCTATACACACCAGGACTCTCCGTCAGATGCAACTGACCCAACTACCCTCCCTCCGCTCCCGCTTCCTCCGGGCGTGTCATCCCGCTATGTCGACTGCACTACGTCGCACAGCCTCGTCTTTCACATTCTCGAATCCCTTCCCGACCTAAAGTCTTCAGGCGCAAAACCTAAACTCGTTCTTCTCTGCCATGGCTTTCCCGACCTTGCATACTCATGGCGGAAGATgctccctcttctctcgtcACAGGGCTACCATGCCGTCGCCTTCGACCAGAGAGGTTTTGGCCGGACGTTTTCACGAAAACCTCTCACGGAATCATCATTTAGCCCCCTCGCCTTGATTCGGGATACTGTTGCATTGGTTCAAGCGCTGGGATACACGTCTGTCTCCTGTGTAGTTGGGCATGACTTTGGCGCTGTCCCTGCCAGCCTATGTGCATTGGCAAGGCCTGACATGTTCCACTGCCTCGTTCTGATGTCTCATCCTTCAAAAGGCCCTCCTCAACTGCCATTCAACACATCTCCATCCTACGGTGAGCCTTCAGCTGCGCCcccgcctccacctcctccgatGGATGAGGCCCTAGCAGCTCTGCCCCGGCCCAGAAAGCCATACAAGTGGTACTACTGTGAGCCCTCTTCTAACGCAGAGATGACATATCCTGCCGGTGTACACCTCCACACTTTTCTGCGCGGCTACTTCCACCTCAAGTCCGCCGACTGGGACGGCAACCACCCTCACCGGTTGGAAGGGTGGACCTCCACCGAATTAGAGAAAATGCCCCGGTACTATGTCATGGATCTAGCAGACACAATGCGCCAGGCTGTTGCCCGGGACATGGAGGCAGAAGACCCACAAACAGTAGCCTCGCGCTCATCACGCTGGCTTCCAGACGCCGAGCTGGCAGTCTACGTCCAGGAGTACGGTCGTACGACGTTCCAAGGCGGACTGAATTGGTATAAGGTCCTAACGCAGCcggagatggcggcggaAATGGAAGTGTGGTCTGGTATGAAGATACCTATTCCGACGGTCCTGATCTGCGGGAAGGGTGACTGGGGAACGTACCAAGTGCCCGGGGCGCTGGAGGCAATGGAGCAGGGGAAAAGTGTGGGACCGGGGCTGTATAAGGGCACGATATTACTGGACGGAGCTGGGCATTGGGTCAATCAGGAACAACCTGAGAGATGTGTTGAGGAGATTTCACGACTTATCAAAGAGGTTTCCCGTGGCTAG
- a CDS encoding uncharacterized protein (ID:PFLUO_006905-T1.cds;~source:funannotate) yields MRGFLAAVSLLATATAAKSSICADGLYMIAARGSLEPAQAKPGVFPAYSGSAGYVAELIADKIAGSKIAGVKYPATMTNYVKSEGDGAATMLQMAKEYHASCPTSKMTLIGYSQGAQIVSDVLCGGVGGSFNHDAPLSPEIVKENVIAAVLFGDPTHIANTSYDRGTSMHDGIFTRSNTTVCQQYDNIMASWCDKGDKYCDSGKGQDALMIHESYLGIYNSTMVDYVVGKWQKSTTTGNSTGSSTGNSTGSPTSSSGSTPTPSTDMASGLSSAQSFFLIWPMLLLSCGLLF; encoded by the exons ATGCGTGGATTCCTGGCTGCAGTTAGCCTCTTGGCTACCGCGACCGCGGCGAAGAGCTCAATCTGCGCTGATGGCCTCTACATGATTGCTGCCAGAGGTTCTTTGGAGCCCGCGCAGGCTAAGCCAGGAGTCTTTCCCGCATACTCAGGCTCCGCTGGGTATGTGGCAGAGCTTATTGCAGATAAGATTGCGGGCTCCAAGATCGCAGGCGTGAAATACCCTGCAACGATGACGAATTACGTGAAGTCAGAGGGTGATGGGGCAGCTACTATGCTGCAGATGGCAAAGGAGTACCACGCATCTTGCCCAACTTCAAAAATGACCCTCATAGGGTACTCCCAG GGTGCTCAAATAGTCTCTGACGTCCTTTgcggcggcgttggtggCTCGTTCAACCATGATGCACCGCTCTCACCAGAAATAGTCAAAGAGAATG TTATTGCGGCAGTCCTGTTTGGGGATCCAACACACATTGCCAACACATCATACGATCGCGGGACCAGCATGCACGACGGA ATATTCACACGATCGAATACCACCGTGTGCCAGCAGTATGATAACATCATGGCATCTTGGTGCGACAAGGGTGACAAGTACTGTGACTCTGGAAAAGGCCAAGACGCTCTAATGATCCATGAATCCTATCTTGGGATATACAACAGCACCATGGTCGACTACGTGGTTGGAAAATGGCAGAAGTCGACTACCACAGGCAATTCGACGGGCAGTTCGACGGGCAATTCGACAGGATCACCCACAAGCTCATCTGGCAGCACTCCAACTCCATCGACTGACATGGCTTCTGGGCTATCTTCAGCTCAGAGCTTTTTCCTGATCTGGCCTATGTTGTTGCTTTCTTGTGGACTCCTCTTTTAG
- a CDS encoding uncharacterized protein (ID:PFLUO_006906-T1.cds;~source:funannotate), with translation MNGVGSAHAVFDPLGFESFDESHSILTPGGTLVAYGNNMDSLADKPPRDPKEAVIKLMARNSDSPTGKRATFFGLARDSPTYANDVAMLVETMKKEGNKDPTKKG, from the coding sequence ATGAATGGGGTCGGCAGCGCGCACGCCGTTTTCGATCCACTCGGCTTCGAGAGCTTCGACGAGAGCCACTCCATTCTTACCCCCGGTGGCACCCTAGTGGCCTACGGCAACAACATGGATTCGCTCGCTGACAAACCGCCTCGGGACCCGAAAGAGGCAGTGATAAAGCTGATGGCGCGGAACTCCGACTCACCGACGGGCAAGCGGGCTACTTTCTTCGGCCTCGCGCGCGACTCGCCAACGTATGCGAACGACGTCGCGATGCTTGTggagacgatgaagaaggaggggAACAAAGATCCGACCAAAAAAGGTTAG
- a CDS encoding uncharacterized protein (ID:PFLUO_006907-T1.cds;~source:funannotate), which yields MHINALLLSALAGTAVAARVHHAHERRHAHAPVDVDNIDKVIEDVVEVDKRGVGSWVTAEIDGVLVSWINEWSGEPTTTQEPAPAPTEAPAPTEADTTTTTTTSTTSVISLHAPAPTNDGDTTWFAAPQSGEFSRAGFGGSTSAQGNSDSISYQGNVGSPWGSNIITVSEETANKYQHVLRFQGSNTDAWTVIFWNKIGPNGKMDGWYGNSALKFTMEPNEVKYVAIDSNSQGAWGAAQGEDLPVDEFGGYACTWGEFDMSNEGNNGQSGWDVSAIQAQAANLFVQGMQICTHEGTLCSSIGNELASVVNAYTYSERYIDGLGGTIKANAIRLAVKLDYL from the coding sequence ATGCACATCAACGCTCTCCTCCTGTCGGCCCTGGCTGGCACGGCTGTGGCCGCCCGTGTCCACCACGCCCACGAACGccgccatgcccatgccccCGTTGACGTCGACAACATCGATAAAGTGATCGAAGacgtcgtcgaggtcgacaAGCGCGGCGTCGGTTCCTGGGTCACGGCCGAGATTGATGGCGTCCTTGTCTCGTGGATCAACGAGTGGTCCGGCGAGCCGACCACCACCCAGgagcctgctcctgctccgaCTGAGGCTCCCGCCCCAACCGAGGCCgataccaccaccacaaccaccacctccaccacctccgtGATCTCCCTGCACGCCCCGGCGCCCACCAACGATGGCGACACCACCTGGTTCGCTGCTCCGCAGTCCGGCGAATTCTCGCGCGCTGGCTTCGGCGGCTCGACCAGCGCCCAGGGAAATTCCGACAGCATCAGCTACCAGGGCAACGTCGGTAGCCCCTGGGGCAGTAACATCATCACGGTCTCCGAGGAGACCGCCAACAAGTACCAGCACGTCCTCCGCTTTCAGGGCAGCAACACCGATGCCTGGACCGTCATCTTCTGGAACAAGATTGGCCCCAACGGCAAGATGGACGGCTGGTACGGCAACAGTGCGCTCAAGTTCACCATGGAGCCCAATGAGGTCAAGTACGTGGCCATCGACAGCAACTCGCAGGGTGCTTGGGGCGCCGCTCAGGGCGAAGATCTCCCAGTTGATGAGTTCGGTGGCTATGCCTGCACTTGGGGTGAATTTGACATGAGCAACGAGGGCAACAACGGCCAGTCCGGCTGGGACGTCTCGGCCATCCAGGCCCAGGCCGCCAACCTCTTCGTCCAGGGCATGCAGATCTGCACCCACGAGGGCACTCTGTGCTCCTCCATCGGCAACGAGCTCGCCAGCGTGGTCAACGCCTACACCTACAGCGAGCGATACATTGACGGCCTGGGCGGCACCATCAAGGCGAACGCCATCCGCCTAGCCGTCAAGCTTGACTACCTCTAA